In Hoplias malabaricus isolate fHopMal1 chromosome 6, fHopMal1.hap1, whole genome shotgun sequence, a single window of DNA contains:
- the dclk3 gene encoding serine/threonine-protein kinase DCLK3 has protein sequence MTPLWKQRVETQPAGNPWKVSDRRTRFPKCPNAAPRHSLPSYTFGSKSLKHPTVYKSLEIAGTNLYRLEEPVLQRVNGYHGRHAEASPVRPRIVTVVRPSEEHGLRKISLLLNRRAVQTFELLLADVSEALGFPSWSNGRVRRLFSPAGREICSLSDFFHFDHAFLAFGKSRPTLGDIQAALEELYPDSQGYHEHLLQIWERMLRPKATKADSGFHDDDPQINSSLNEPPDPQVTQPAANNLQPIRTHVKQKDRVRRERPRGEWEHWKGNLQAQIKAENADKKKESVYCRTCRGAGAPIPSIGSKQCAKPEGPKNQSKAAASQASRTKNPSLQHQEPEAQPDILNQISETKAIQNPSKVLILETWTETPAEQDKPKAERVEQRDWEHKLLPDGAKVSLEEIERCYDIGCVVGDGNFAVVRECRVRGSPQTFAMKIVDKAKLQGRGHMIQNEISLLCSLAHPRLVQLLRSHHTDSHVYLLMELVTGGDLFDAIAQSGRFSESCTARMIRDISQALEYIHNKSIAHRDIKPENLLVQRHSNGSVNLKLADFGLAMVVTEPVFTVCGTPTYVAPEILAETGYGVAVDVWAMGVILFVLLSGFPPFRSPDRNQEELFRLIQKGEVHFLSPYWDPVSEGAKALIRALLEVNPAVRLTASQTLQNRWLQHAVSQSDHMVETQTINKKDQLKPSRNPLGLKTQESPLQERAHMQELSAQQADVHQSTAKDFDLHSQEKQSHHTNTTNSTNHNTNQEASEKSAIRKADQNPDPEQTRKVM, from the exons ATGACTCCTCTGTGGAAACAGCGCGTGGAGACGCAGCCCGCGGGGAATCCCTGGAAAGTGTCAG ATCGGAGAACTAGATTTCCTAAATGCCCAAACGCTGCTCCTCGTCATTCTCTGCCCTCATACACATTTGGTTCCAAGAGCCTGAAACATCCTACAGTCTACAAATCCTTGGAAATTGCTGGGACTAACTTATATAGGTTGGAGGAGCCTGTGTTGCAGAGGGTGAACGGCTACCATGGGAGGCATGCGGAGGCGAGTCCAGTGAGACCACGTATTGTGACAGTGGTTCGACCAAGTGAAGAGCATGGCCTGAGGAAGATCTCTCTTCTGCTTAACCGCCGGGCAGTACAGACATTTGAGCTGCTTCTAGCTGATGTATCAGAGGCGCTTGGTTTTCCAAGTTGGAGCAATGGCCGCGTACGGCGCCTATTCAGCCCGGCTGGTAGAGAGATCTGCAGTCTCTCTGACTTCTTTCACTTTGATCATGCGTTCTTGGCCTTTGGAAAGAGTCGTCCGACTCTAGGAGATATCCAGGCTGCTCTAGAAGAGCTGTACCCTGATAGTCAGGGCTATCATGAACACTTGTTGCAGATATGGGAGCGGATGCTGAGGCCGAAAGCAACTAAAGCTGATAGTGGATTTCATGATGATGACCCTCAGATCAACAGCTCTCTGAATGAACCCCCTGATCCACAGGTTACTCAACCAGCTGCCAACAACttgcaaccaatcagaacacatgTTAAGCAGAAAGACAGGGTTAGACGAGAGAGGCCAAGGGGAGAGTGGGAGCACTGGAAAGGAAACCTCCAAGCTCagattaaagcagaaaatgcagaTAAGAAGAAGGAGTCTGTTTACTGTCGAACCTGTAGAGGGGCTGGGGCACCTATACCCTCAATTGGAAGCAAACAATGTGCTAAACCTGAGGGTCCTAAAAACCAGAGCAAAGCTGCTGCCTCACAGGCCAGCAGGACAAAAAACCCATCACTGCAACATCAAGAGCCTGAAGCACAACCAGACATTCTGAACCAAATCAGTGAGACAAAAGCAATCCAAAACCCCTCAAAAGTCCTCATTCTAGAGACATGGACAGAAACACCAGCTGAACAGGACAAGCCTAAAGCAGAAAGAGTGGAGCAGAGAGACTGGGAGCACAAGCTTCTGCCCGATGGCGCTAAGGTTTCTCTGGAAGAGATTGAGCGCTGCTATGACATCGGCTGTGTGGTGGGTGATGGTAACTTTGCGGTGGTGCGGGAATGCCGGGTGCGTGGCTCTCCCCAGACATTTGCAATGAAGATTGTAGACAAGGCCAAACTACAGGGCCGTGGTCACATGATCCAGAATGAGATTTCCTTACTTTGCAGCTTGGCACACCCTCGTCTGGTGCAACTGCTGCGCTCGCACCACACAGATTCCCATGTCTATCTGCTTATGGAACTGGTCACTGGTGGTGACCTGTTCGATGCCATCGCCCAGAGTGGGCGCTTTAGTGAATCATGCACAGCTCGAATGATCAGAGACATCAGCCAGGCCCTGGAGTACATCCACAACAAGAGCATCGCACATAGAGACATCAAGCCTGAAAACCTTCTG GTCCAACGCCACAGCAATGGCAGTGTCAATCTGAAGCTGGCTGATTTTGGATTGGCTATGGTAGTGACCGAGCCTGTGTTCACAGTGTGTGGCACGCCAACTTATGTTGCTCCAGAAATACTCGCTGAGACAG GGTATGGTGTTGCAGTGGATGTCTGGGCAATGGGGGTTATACTGTTTGTGCtgctgagtgggtttcctccatttCGGAGTCCAGACAGAAATCAGGAGGAGCTCTTTCGGCTCATACAGAAAGGAGAGGTTCATTTTCTGTCTCCTTACTGGGATCCTGTGTCCGAAG GAGCTAAAGCTCTGATCAGAGCTCTGCTAGAAGTGAATCCTGCTGTAAGATTGACAGCCAGTCAAACTCTGCAGAATAGATGGCTTCAGCATGCAGTATCACAGAGTGACCACATGGTGGAGACACAAACCATCAACAAGAAAGACCAACTCAAACCTAGTAGAAACCCATTAGGCCTGAAGACACAAGAGAGCCCACTGCAAGAAAGGGCTCACATGCAGGAGTTATCAGCACAACAAGCAGATGTACATCAAAGCACGGCTAAGGATTTCGACCTTCACAGTCAAGAGAAACAATCACATCATACAAACACCACAAACTCCACCAACCACAACACTAACCAGGAGGCATCAGAAAAGTCAGCAATCAGAAAAGCGGACCAAAACCCAGACCCAGAGCAAACCAGAAAGGTCATGTGA
- the zftraf1 gene encoding zinc finger TRAF-type-containing protein 1: MEERGELAVAAAPGSSSSGLGAGPEGGALDAAPGSAGLAGIQEESGGRRDASSGLETDADAPPKKRVRLQEGEAGKLEERLYSVLCCTVCLDLPKASVYQCTNGHLMCAGCFIHLLADARLKEEQATCPNCRCEISKSLCCRNLAVEKAVSELPSDCSYCLKQFPRSSLDHHQTEECQDRLTQCKYKRIGCPWQGPFHELSAHEVECCHPSKTGIELMGILNEMDQSHRRELQLYNSIFSLLSFEKIGFTEVQFRPYRTDDFITRLYYETPRFTVLNQTWVLKARVNDSERNPNLSCKRTLSFQLILKSKVNSALECSFLLLKGPYDDVKIKPVIQHHVFSNDANETEYAPLPISDSVECNKLLAAKNINLRLFIFQIQK; the protein is encoded by the exons ATGGAAGAGCGAGGAGAGCTGGCAGTAGCAGCCGCTCCGGGCTCCTCCTCGTCCGGCCTCGGCGCGGGGCCGGAGGGGGGCGCCCTGGACGCTGCGCCGGGAAGCGCAGGACTAGCGGGGATTCAGGAGGAGTCCGGCGGCCGAAGAGACGCTTCCTCCGGCCTGGAGACAGACGCGGACGCGCCACCCAAAAAGCGCGTCCGGCTGCAGGAGGGCGAAGCGGGGAAACTGGAGGAAAGGCTTTACTCTGTTTTGTGCTGCACCGTGTGCCTCGACCTGCCCAAAGCTTCTGTCTACCAG TGCACGAACGGGCACCTGATGTGCGCAGGCTGTTTCATCCACCTGCTGGCGGATGCACGGCTGAAGGAGGAACAGGCCACATGTCCGAACTGCCGCTGTGAAATCAGCAAGAGCCTGTGCTGCAGGAACCTAGCAGTGGAGAAAGCTGTGAGTGAACTGCCATCTGACTGCAGCTACTGCCTCAAACAGTTCCCCCGCTCCAGCTTAGACCACCACCAGACAGAGGAGTGCCAGGATag ACTTACACAATGTAAGTATAAGCGGATTGGCTGCCCATGGCAGGGGCCCTTCCACGAGCTCAGTGCCCATGAGGTGGAGTGTTGCCACCCATCTAAGACTGGTATAGAGCTGATGGGCATTCTGAATGAGATGGACCAGAGCCATCGCAGAGAGCTGCAACTTTATAATAGCATCTTCAGCCTGCTCAGCTTCGAGAAGATCGGGTTCACAG AGGTACAGTTCCGGCCTTACCGCACGGACGACTTCATCACACGACTGTACTACGAGACGCCACGCTTCACCGTGCTCAACCAGACGTGGGTACTGAAGGCACGTGTCAACGACTCTGAGCGAAACCCCAACCTGTCATGCAAGCGCACTCTCTCCTTCCAGCTGATACTGAAGAGCAAGGTGAACTCTGCGCTGGAGTGCTCCTTCCTGCTGCTCAAGGGTCCGTACGATGACGTGAAGATCAAACCAGTCATCCAGCACCACGTCTTCTCCAACGATGCCAACGAGACGGAGTACGCGCCACTGCCCATCAGCGACAGTGTGGAGTGCAACAAGCTGCTGGCCGCCAAAAACATCAACCTGCGCCTTTTCATATTTCAGATCCAGAAATAG